A genome region from Arthrobacter sp. SLBN-100 includes the following:
- a CDS encoding Hpt domain-containing protein — protein MRTTTAPLHTPAGAEPGGDSPWTSVQESARPLLDHTVLDKLRADLDDYEEVWRVFVQNFIAALPVRIERLRLALTTGDLPGAIDALLSIKSASQQVGAERLAAVALDLELSVREGTRDRDPSGVLPWLAADHLPRLRQRAGQTSHILEAHLKKSL, from the coding sequence ATGAGAACTACCACTGCACCGCTGCATACCCCCGCTGGCGCGGAACCCGGCGGGGATTCACCGTGGACGAGCGTCCAGGAATCCGCCCGGCCACTCCTGGACCATACCGTGCTGGACAAGCTGCGCGCGGACCTCGATGACTATGAAGAAGTCTGGCGGGTGTTCGTCCAGAACTTCATCGCCGCGCTCCCCGTGAGGATTGAGAGGCTGCGCCTTGCATTGACCACCGGCGATCTCCCTGGTGCCATCGATGCCCTCCTCAGCATCAAGAGCGCGAGCCAGCAGGTGGGCGCGGAACGCCTCGCCGCCGTCGCCCTGGATCTTGAGCTGTCCGTGCGTGAGGGGACCCGTGACCGTGATCCGTCGGGCGTCCTGCCCTGGCTGGCTGCGGACCATCTGCCGCGGCTCAGGCAACGCGCTGGGCAGACTTCCCACATCCTCGAGGCACACCTCAAGAAGTCCCTGTAA